The DNA sequence ACGATGCTCATGGCATTGAACCTTCCATTGCCCGAGACCATCTTCGCCCATGGCTGGTGGACCGTCGACGGCGAAAAGATGTCGAAGAGCCGCGGCAACGTCGTCGACCCGAACCAGATGGTCGAACATTTCGGCGCGGATGCGTTTCGCTATTTCTTGCTGCGCGAGGTGCCGTTTGGGCAAGATGGTGATTTTTCCCGGTCGGCCATGGTGACGCGGGTCAACAGCGATCTAGCCAATGGCCTCGGCAATCTGTTGAGCCGCACGCTCACCCTCATCGAGCGGACGCAAGGAGGGACGGTGCCGGCTCCCGGAGCGATCGGAACGGCTGAGCGAACACTGCAGCAAGCCGCCGTGACACTCTTGAACGAAGCGCTGTCGGACCATCTGGAGCAATTAGAGTTCAATCGAGCCTTGGAGGCCATTTGGCATGTCGTCCAACTTGCCAACCGGTATGTCGACAAGACTGCGCCTTGGACATTGGCCAAGCATGAAAGCGACGCGGAACAATTGAGAACGGTCCTCTACACGATGGCGGAGACGCTTCGCTGCCTGAGCCTGGCCACGTATTCTGTGATCCCAACGAGTGCGGAGTTGATCCGCGCTCAGCTTGGCATCCCGGCTGCATTCACAAGTTCTTTGCTGAGAAACAAGATCGAATGGGGCGGCCTCAAGCCCGGCACTCTCATCCATAAAGGACCGTCGCTGTTCCCGCGCATCGAATCAAAACCAGGAGCAAGACCCGTGACCGAATCATCCGTCCCTTCACAACCACCCCCCGCGGCACCGACACCCACGAGCACGCCGGCGCCTCCGGCCTCTCCGCAGATCACCATCGACGAATTCATGAAGATCCAGCTCAAAGCGGCGAAGGTGCTCTCCGCCGAGCGCGTGCCGAAATCGGAAAAGCTGATCAAGCTCCAAGTCTCCCTTGGCGCGGAACAGCGCCAAATCGTGGCCGGCATCGGGAAGAAGTACGAGCCGGACGCGCTGGTCGGCAAAACCATCGTGATCGTGGCCAACTTGAAGCCGGCCAAGCTGATGGGTATTGAATCGCAGGGCATGGTCCTCGCGGCTGGCGATGCCGACGTGCGAGGGCTGATCACCGTTCAGGAAGAAGTCGATCCCGGCACCAAGGTGAAATGACGCGGCGGTTTCCCCTTCTCCCGTTTGCACTGATTTTCTTGCTTATCCTGCTCCCTTGCGAAACGCCTCCGGCTCAAGGCCAGACACGTCCTGAGTCGCCCCTCAACGGACCGCAACCGACGACGGTGCTGGTCCGCGTCGTCGCCCATGGAGCGATGGTGTTGGGTCGCGAAGTCGGGGGAGCGCGCGTGACGATTACCGATGTCGCGAGCGGCCACATTCTGGCGACCGGCCTGCAGCAAGGCGAGGCCGGCGACCAGAATCAGATCATGCGCACTCCCCACCTGATGGAAGAGCCGATCTACAGTTCTCGCCCTTCCGCAACCTTCACCACGACGTTGGAACTGCAGAAACCGACGTTAGTGGAAATCTCCGCGGAAGGGCCACTCGCTTATCCCGCTGCCTTACAGAAGACCAGCAAGACTCTTCTCCTCATTCCTGGGCAGGACCTGACGCACGACGGCATCGTTCTGCACCTCTCCGGCTACCTGGTGCAAATCGAACGACCCACGCCACGCGAGGCGCTCATCGCGAAGGACGACGTC is a window from the Candidatus Nitrospira nitrificans genome containing:
- the metG gene encoding methionine--tRNA ligase, with product MATDTTFYITTPIYYVNDVPHIGHAYTTVAADVLARYWRLRGREVFFLTGLDEHGQKVQQAAAKAGIAPQAHCDKLAPQFEQLWNKLNISNNAFIRTTDPEHASIVRRYLQQLYDKQLIYKDSYTGWYCTFDERFWTEKDVESGLCPDCKRPVEQLSEHNYFFKMGQYQDRLIEHIKTHPGFIRPESRRNEVLGFLQTQKLGDLSISRPKSRLSWGIELPFDDNYVTYVWFDALVNYMSALEYLPREKPAGHRFWPATVHLVGKDILTTHAVYWSTMLMALNLPLPETIFAHGWWTVDGEKMSKSRGNVVDPNQMVEHFGADAFRYFLLREVPFGQDGDFSRSAMVTRVNSDLANGLGNLLSRTLTLIERTQGGTVPAPGAIGTAERTLQQAAVTLLNEALSDHLEQLEFNRALEAIWHVVQLANRYVDKTAPWTLAKHESDAEQLRTVLYTMAETLRCLSLATYSVIPTSAELIRAQLGIPAAFTSSLLRNKIEWGGLKPGTLIHKGPSLFPRIESKPGARPVTESSVPSQPPPAAPTPTSTPAPPASPQITIDEFMKIQLKAAKVLSAERVPKSEKLIKLQVSLGAEQRQIVAGIGKKYEPDALVGKTIVIVANLKPAKLMGIESQGMVLAAGDADVRGLITVQEEVDPGTKVK